The following are encoded together in the Thunnus maccoyii chromosome 18, fThuMac1.1, whole genome shotgun sequence genome:
- the LOC121884924 gene encoding cytohesin-2-like — protein sequence MAISRKDSFLWGKAPPKLPPAVRRQSDTIKNHKSELQDDIQKLRLEISHVTPEIHNPELEEQNKNVARNRGFLHGKKKFNMDPTKGVRYLVENSLLEWRAESVAEFLYKEEGLNKTAIGNFLGERKDMHLDVLKAFVGLHEFSDLNLVQALRQFLWSFRLPGEAQKIDRMMEAFATRYCDCNPGVFQSTDTCYILSFAVIMLNTSLHNPNVKDKPSLQRFVAMNRGINNGEDLPTELLTNLYSSIRNEPFKIPEDDGNDLTLTFFNPDREGWLLKMGGRVKTWKRRWFILTDSCLYYFEYTTDKDPIGIIPLENLCVREAQCTSKPYCLELYNPKGQKIKACKTENKGRVVQGKHQFYKFSAATADERDDWMDAIRASITKDPFYDLVFLRKRKVISNSPPQD from the exons ATGGCCATATCCAGAAAAGACAGCTTCCTCTGGGGGAAAG CTCCACCGAAACTCCCCCCTGCAGTGAGAAGGCAGAGTGACACCATCAAGAATCACAAGTCTGAGCTGCAGGATGACATTCAG AAGCTGAGGTTAGAGATCAGTCACGTCACGCCAGAAATCCACAACCCTGAACTGGAGGAGCAGAA taaaaatgtTGCGAGGAACAGAGGATTCTTACATGGGAAAAAGAAATTCAACATGGACCCTACAAAA GGTGTTAGGTACCTGGTTGAAAATAGCCTGCTGGAATGGCGAGCAGAGTCAGTGGCAGAGTTTCTGTACAAAGAGGAGGGACTGAACAAGACTGCCATAGGAAATTTCCTCGGAGAGAG GAAGGACATGCATCTGGATGTGCTGAAAGCCTTCGTGGGCTTGCATGAATTTTCAGACCTGAATCTGGTGCAGGCACTGAG GCAATTTTTATGGAGCTTTCGTCTCCCGGGAGAAGCTCAGAAGATTGACAGGATGATGGAGGCATTTGCAACCCGCTACTGTGACTGTAACCCCGGGGTCTTCCAGTCCACAG ACACATGCTACATCCTGTCTTTCGCCGTCATCATGCTCAACACGAGTCTCCACAACCCCAATGTGAAAGACAAGCCCAGTCTGCAGCGGTTTGTCGCCATGAACAGAGGGATCAACAATGGGGAAGACCTGCCCACCGAGCTGCTTACG AACCTGTACTCGAGCATCCGCAACGAGCCATTCAAAATCCcagaggatgatgggaatgacctcacactgacattttttaatcCAGACAGAGAGGGCTGGCTCCTTAAAATGG GTGGCCGAGTTAAAACCTGGAAGAGGAGGTGGTTCATTTTGACGGACAGCTGTCTGTACTACTTTGAATACACAACA gATAAAGACCCAATTGGGATTATTCCTCTGGAGAACCTGTGTGTCAGGGAGGCGCAGTGCACAAGCAAACCG TATTGTCTGGAGTTATATAACCCCAAAGGACAAAAGATCAAGGCCTGCAAGACGGAGAACAAAGGCAGAGTGGTGCAGGGTAAACACCAGTTCTATAAGTTCAGCGCAGCCACTGCAGATGAACGGGACGACTGGATGGACGCCATCAG